In Oryza brachyantha chromosome 2, ObraRS2, whole genome shotgun sequence, a single window of DNA contains:
- the LOC121053580 gene encoding uncharacterized protein LOC121053580 isoform X1: MASPAALSQLKRIEPLDGANYAEWKNNMLLNLGLLENDLALREDPPVEPKLADFMDENDEEYTNLKWAYDEKWPAWEKSNRVSLMYIKSNISPSIIGGIADFDNVKTYLANIESNYKACTKTYASTLIMKMGSSVYDGKKDIRQHIMEMSHMAHQLKTMDMEISEAYLVHFILNSLNSDYDPFKIHYNTQREKWTISELISHAVEEEERQKAKRQKHIDQLNLVNSKGKRKFHQGEASGSKKKGKPPHPPKQGGSKAAQSTAQPSAGPKFKNPHCTFYDSDGHWHKDCPRFKEWLARKGIEWRPDAKKRGAHPKSS; the protein is encoded by the exons atggcttcaccTGCAG CTTTGTCACAGCTCAAAAGGATTGAGCCACTTGATGGGGCTAATTATGctgaatggaaaaacaacatgCTCCTGAATTTGGGGCTGTTGGAAAATGATCTCGCACTTAGAGAGGATCCACCCGTGGAGCCAAAATTAGCTGACTTCATGGATGAGAATGATGAGGAATACACTAATCTCAAGTGGGCTTATGATGAAAAGTGGCCCGCTTGGGAGAAATCAAACAGAGTGTCCCTAATGTACATCAAGAGCAACATCTCTCCTTCTATTATAGGGGGGATTGCTGACTTTGACAATGTTAAGACGTACCTGGCAAACATTGAATCGAACTACAAGGCGTGTACCAAAACCTATGCCAGTACtcttatcatgaaaatggGCTCTTCTGTctatgatggaaagaaagaCATCCGACAACACATCATGGAAATGTCACACATGGCTCATCAACTAAAAACGATGGACATGGAAATTTCGGAAGCCTATCTTGTCCATTTCATCCTGAACTCACTAAACTCTGATTATGATCCGTTCAAAATTCACTACAATACTCAAAGAGAAAAGTGGACCATTTCAGAGCTTATCTCCCACGcagtggaagaggaagagcgtcaaaaggccaaaaggcagaaacacattgaccagctcaacctcgtcaactctaagggcaagaggaagttccatcaaggagaagcctctggatcaaagaaaaagggcaagcCACCTCATCCTCCGAAACAAGGAGGGAGTAAGGCTGCGCAATCAACTGCTCAACCTTCAGCTGGGCCAAAATTCAAGAATCCTCACTGCACTTTCTATGATAGTGATGGACATTGGCACAAAGACTGCCCCCGCTTCAAGGAGTGGTTGGCCCGtaaag GGATTGAATGGCGTCCAGACGCTAAGAAAAGGGGAGCACATCCTAAGAGTAGCTGA
- the LOC121053580 gene encoding uncharacterized protein LOC121053580 isoform X2, producing the protein MLLNLGLLENDLALREDPPVEPKLADFMDENDEEYTNLKWAYDEKWPAWEKSNRVSLMYIKSNISPSIIGGIADFDNVKTYLANIESNYKACTKTYASTLIMKMGSSVYDGKKDIRQHIMEMSHMAHQLKTMDMEISEAYLVHFILNSLNSDYDPFKIHYNTQREKWTISELISHAVEEEERQKAKRQKHIDQLNLVNSKGKRKFHQGEASGSKKKGKPPHPPKQGGSKAAQSTAQPSAGPKFKNPHCTFYDSDGHWHKDCPRFKEWLARKGIEWRPDAKKRGAHPKSS; encoded by the exons atgCTCCTGAATTTGGGGCTGTTGGAAAATGATCTCGCACTTAGAGAGGATCCACCCGTGGAGCCAAAATTAGCTGACTTCATGGATGAGAATGATGAGGAATACACTAATCTCAAGTGGGCTTATGATGAAAAGTGGCCCGCTTGGGAGAAATCAAACAGAGTGTCCCTAATGTACATCAAGAGCAACATCTCTCCTTCTATTATAGGGGGGATTGCTGACTTTGACAATGTTAAGACGTACCTGGCAAACATTGAATCGAACTACAAGGCGTGTACCAAAACCTATGCCAGTACtcttatcatgaaaatggGCTCTTCTGTctatgatggaaagaaagaCATCCGACAACACATCATGGAAATGTCACACATGGCTCATCAACTAAAAACGATGGACATGGAAATTTCGGAAGCCTATCTTGTCCATTTCATCCTGAACTCACTAAACTCTGATTATGATCCGTTCAAAATTCACTACAATACTCAAAGAGAAAAGTGGACCATTTCAGAGCTTATCTCCCACGcagtggaagaggaagagcgtcaaaaggccaaaaggcagaaacacattgaccagctcaacctcgtcaactctaagggcaagaggaagttccatcaaggagaagcctctggatcaaagaaaaagggcaagcCACCTCATCCTCCGAAACAAGGAGGGAGTAAGGCTGCGCAATCAACTGCTCAACCTTCAGCTGGGCCAAAATTCAAGAATCCTCACTGCACTTTCTATGATAGTGATGGACATTGGCACAAAGACTGCCCCCGCTTCAAGGAGTGGTTGGCCCGtaaag GGATTGAATGGCGTCCAGACGCTAAGAAAAGGGGAGCACATCCTAAGAGTAGCTGA